Genomic segment of Eretmochelys imbricata isolate rEreImb1 chromosome 24, rEreImb1.hap1, whole genome shotgun sequence:
GCTTAAGTCCCCTCTGCCCAGAGCAGATACAGCAAAGGCAGCAGCCGCCGAGCAATATGCTCACGCAGGAGTGAGCCAGACGATGCCTGGGAGCCTCCCTGGTCCATTCAGATCTTAGCTCTTGGGCTGAGATGCTCCACAGGGGGCCCGTTCCTTTGGGACGGCCCAGCCTCCCTTCCTCACATACGGATTTTTCAGTGATCAGCCCTGGGTGAAGCTCTGTCGACGAGCTGTGGCAGGTGCAGCTGTTTTCCTCGGCCCTGGGCACAAGGGAGTAGCTCTGGACGGGAGAAGGAACTAGggaactgggagggaggaggtgctTAGGGGAATCATAGGGACAGAGAGGAGGCTGAAGTGTGTAGTGTTTGTTTGACCTGGTACTTGCAAGTCCCAGGCAGGTGACGCTAGCTGTGGGTCTATGCTGGGACTGCCTGGTGACCATATTGGAACATCGCTCAGAATTGTTCTGTCCCTGCAGGGCTACGAGCCGACTGTGTATTATCCCAAGCGGCCTGGTAAAGCTCTGTTTGAAGGGTTGACGACTCAGTGCCAGAAGATGGACATTCCCTTACTCTCGGAGTTCCCGTCGGAGGTAGGCTGCGTCACCGTAGCCGGTAGACCTAGAATATCCAGCATTGTTACTTTTGTGCTGTCTTGATACATTTCATGGCTTCGGTTGTATACATCTCACCGCACAAAATAGGGGCGAGAGGCTCACGTGCCAGACGCAGACCAAGAGTTCCTTTCCTCGTCCCGGTTAGATTccgaagggactattgtgatggcctagtctgacttcctgtggcGAGGTTTAACCATTAATATTCaccaagtgctttgggatctcAAGGAAGAAGGGGAAGCGAGGTATCAAAGGGGAAAGGCTACAGGATGGAGCGTTGTTTTGtcctgggtttgtacagcacctagcacgctGGGGAGCTGCTCCATGACAGGGCCCTCAGGTGCCACTGCAGTACCAATAAATCCAATTAAGGTGGAAACGAGCAACCTGGGTTTATTGCTTGTTTATGGGCATCTCTGTGGTGCTTATCACCACAGCATCTGGGCATCCCCTGCATTAGGTGACAAATGTGCCTGGTGCTGCTACCGAATTATCTGGAGAACAGGGAGGGTGTTTGTAAGTGACCGTGCCATAGTCTGCtctgttatgctggtgtaaatcaggagtcactccactgaagtcagtgcgcATAGACTCATGTAGCCGTGTTCTCCTCCTACAAAGATACAGGGCTTGATCCTCCTCTCCCGTACACCAGTCTAACTTCACTGGAGCGACTCCTGCTTTACACACGTTTGAGGTTAGACTAAGGCCCTTTGTATTTAGCTTGTCACCCCAGATTTACCTGGTTTGAGTTCGGCCACCCATGTAAatccatggagttactccagatttatgccGGTCTGagaccaggatctggcccagctggAGATGCTGGAACTTGAGGATATTCTTGGCCTAGATGTACCCTGTAGTGTGTATGTGCCGGGGTGGGTGCGTGGGATCCTGCTGTTATAATCTCCTGACTCCCGTTTGCTGGCAGGCCATGCTGATTGATGAGCTGTATGGCTTGGTGGTGGATGCTATTTTCGGGTTCAGTTTCAAGGGAGCTGTGCGGGAACCTTTCGGCAGCATCCTCAGGACCTTGGAGCAAGTCACCGTACCCATCGCCAGCATCGACATCCCCTCCGGTTCGTTCCGTCCCGCCCCAGCGCTGTCCAAGCTCTTTGGCATCCATTCACTTTTCTCTCTTGATCACATTGGCTGCATCAGCATGGTTATGTTCCTAGTGGGCCTCTAAGGTCCTGGGGACATGCTGAGCTTTGCAGCGATGTCAGTGGTTGGGACAGCAACAGACCTGCTGGGTTATCCCAGGCTTCTGCTGTGAAGATTTGTACTATCGATTTAAACTTATTGGGCCACCCAAATCCCAGTCCTCAGCTGTGGCCAGTGCCTGAGGCTTCTGGGGAAGGTTATTGTCTCTACCCCAGTAATACACTTGGTCGATGGGCAGTGCTGGTAGGGCAGGGAAAGTGAGAATTCCTTCTCGACCCTTGCCAGCTTGTGCCCTGTGAGTGAATTCACAAGCTGGCTTTATGTTGCGTCAGCTGGTATTTGCTTTGTCAGCTGTCTTGTTCGTCAGCGTTAGGTTATTGTGCTGAACTGGGACACAGGAAAAGTGGGTTCGAGTCCCAGCTCCATGTGACCGTGGGcagatctctctgtgcctcgatTCCCCAGCTATAAAATAGGGGTAAATACTTTTTCTCCCCCACGCTCTTCTgcagtacctagcacagtggggccctgatctcagctggggtttCTAGGTGCTCCCGTAATACAGAGAAGAGACATTCTGGGAGCTGTTACACCACCGGGGATTGGAGGGCCACCGAGAGAGGAGAACCGAGCCTTGCATATTCAGTGGGGAACTAGTAACTCCCTTATGATTCACGCCGGGGAAGCTCTTTAGACATGAGAGGGAGTTTACCTGGAGTGGGGATGACTTGGCTCTAACTACCTCCCCCTTGGTTTATTTCAGGCTGGGACGTGGAGAAAGGCAACCCGGACAGCATCCAGCCCGACATGCTCATTTCTCTCACCGCCCCCAAGAAGGCCGCGCAGCATTTTGCTGGCCGCTACCACTTCCTGGGGGGCAGGTTtgtgccaatggctctgcagcaaAAATACTCGCTTAATCTGCCGCCGTACCCCGAGACTGACTGCGTCCTGCAGTTACCCtagcaggggccaggcaggattgGCATTATCCAAAATCTGAACGAGAGACGAGTCCTGCCCAGTATTTGACTGAATCAAgcaggtgttggggggggggggagaggggggcattgctggttagcgggggggggggggggcctagCTGTGCGGTACAAGCAGGGCCTGGTTCTGCAAAGTGCCTTTGACGTGCACTGATCTCACAGGTTGGGGGCGCTCAGCACCTTGTTTGGTGCTAGGAAGTCCCTGGCATAGCTCTGCCTGGCGCATGCGAAGTCAGCTGTGGTCGGCCCATGGGCACTGGGGATTGtgcttggtctgacccagtgccCTTTGCAGTCAGTGGAAGGCTTTccacgggctttggatcagaactGAAGGGTTAACGTTCATTAAAGGGGGGGTCGTATTTGTTGGGAGTTACACAGGGGTCTAGAAGCGGAGCGACACACGGAAGGGCCTGCGTTCCACGGGCTTTACAGCTGTAGCCGCCTCTGATGTGTGTAAAAAATCCaccttgttttttctctgcaatAAAAATTTATTGACACTAAAAATCTCTCCGAATTGGcctttccttccctctcttcccATCCATTCTTATGCAACTGCCCCATGCTGCAAACATACAGCGGGCGAAACCCTGGCCCCGTGAAGTccgtggcaaaactcccaccacACCTCCTGATGCTTCAACCTCTGATGGGAAGCAACAGCCAGAAATGGGATTTCTAATGACACAAAAGCTGGAGAATTGAGTTATTCCCCAGTGGTGTGATCAGCTGATTCCCTTGCAAGGCAGAGCTGTGATCAGTGCTGTGAGTGGTATGTTTAGTCTCCTCTTGGCTCCGCCTTGTCCGGGGtcaaagggtttgtctacacagcaggtTATTGTGTGGCAAGCCCGGGTGTGAAGCTGCTGCAATGCACTGAAAGTGCCTCACGCAATAACCTGccgtgtggacaagccctaagagCATCTGCTTCCAGCTGAGCTCCAGCAGCATCAGGGGCATCCTCAGGGTTAGATCCTGGAGGAGAAAAATCCCACCCCAGCTGTAAACACAGTGGCTCTTTTCAAGCAGTCGGGACACTAGCCATGTCTTTCCACCCATGTACTTGTGCGCAGAGCGGCCCCCTTGGGTAAGAGGGCCGGCCCGTTAACCCTGCAGCCAAAGCATGGTGGGGAAAGTGAGCTAGAGAGCAGCTGCGGAGTGACTGGGAAGAGGCCCCGCAGCAGGAAGGGCCTCTGTGCAGCGGGTCCAGAGCAGCCCTGAGGTAGCACCCCCCTCAAACAGGATGAGCCCTCGTTCACTGTACCTtccccttctttttcttctttttggccCTTTCTGCCACCATCAGCTGCTCCCTTGAGTCCGGCAACTCGCTCTCCAAACCCTCCGtcacctcctccttctctttctttttctttttcctggcccgcctcccctcctcctcctgccctggttCTGGCCTCCCATGCACCTTGGCCCAGCCCCCCCTCTCTTTGGATCTCTTCCGCTTTTTCTTCTTGGCTTTCTGCCACCTCTCAGCCGGTTTGCTGCTTCCCAGGGCCGAGGCACCCGCCACTACCTCCTGCTGACGCTGTGGGGCGTcgcctctcccctcctcctggcTGTCCTTAGCCAGGAAGGCTTGCTCTTGCGCCTCGAGCCGGGCCAGCTTGGCACTCATGGTCAGACCGTGACGGGCTCCCCTGGGAAGAACACACCAGACAGGGCAGGTTAACGACAGCCTGAGAAGAGATCGTGCCTAGGCCAGGGAGACCTGCGACCACCCTCTCATAAGTCACCCCTGCAATGTCTCCTCCCTGCTTCCAATACAGTTGCATCCGACAGACGCAGCTGGATACTGGCTGGTATCTTAGGATGCTGGGGACTAGCCAGTTTCCTAGTGCTTGTGGCAGCCACGAGGGGGTGCATGAGCCACACCCCCCCTTCCTTGGGCCTGAAGTGGACTCCAGTTATCTCCCTCCTCCAACTCACGGGTCAGGCTAGCAAAGCAGGAGTGAGGACCAGTTCTGGAGACAGGGCTATGCCTGGAGCGGGGGTAGGCTGTCTCCAGCTTCAGGACTGGAGGGGCAGCCTGGCGGTGCTCAAcagaagcagcaggagctgggggacAAACTTACTCTGATCAGTGATGGGTGCTGGGGCCAAGTGTCGGAGGGGTTAGAACAGGCTTCCTCATTAGCAGGGAGCCGGGGCAGCGTGCCACCAGGGGACAGAGCACAGGGTCTGAGCTCCAGCCCCACAGTCCCACCGCACTCAGAGGCGGGGATGGGTTCCTGAGATGTGGAATCAAACAgaaccagccccccagctccgcctGCTCTGGATAGTCCCCCAGCCCAGGACGCTACAGTCTAGGAGCCTTAAAAGTCCacctgagctgcaggaaaggccgGTCATTTAGTGGAACTCCCCCACCCACACCATGCTGGATAAATAGAAGGCACCGGGGCTGGAAGGGATCCTGGTGCaattgggggaggaggtggcgtTCCGAGCCGGCACTAGCCATGTCATTCCGCCCACTTACTTGTGCGCAGTGCGGCCGCCACAGGCTCGGAC
This window contains:
- the NAXE gene encoding NAD(P)H-hydrate epimerase gives rise to the protein MSGLRALLGLGLLVSSGSRLVAAGGGRCPVPRWPPAAAAGAWGRGAGRGRSSSAMQNPGRSGLKYLSQEEAQAIDQELFTEYKFSVDQLMELAGLSCATAIAKAYPPSSFTQSPPTVLIVCGPGNNGGDGLVCARHLKMFGYEPTVYYPKRPGKALFEGLTTQCQKMDIPLLSEFPSEAMLIDELYGLVVDAIFGFSFKGAVREPFGSILRTLEQVTVPIASIDIPSGWDVEKGNPDSIQPDMLISLTAPKKAAQHFAGRYHFLGGRFVPMALQQKYSLNLPPYPETDCVLQLP